Proteins co-encoded in one Sulfurospirillum arsenophilum NBRC 109478 genomic window:
- a CDS encoding DVU_1553 family AMP-dependent CoA ligase codes for MKVTPLENWIVERTHLASKSQEALKAYQLRELVKTLVYAKEKSRFYQERLRESDLNSISSLQDFEQIAFTTAEDIKRNSLDFICVPSSDIERIVTLNTSGTTGDEKRIFFTHEDLEATIDFFQHGMDCLLDESDKVMVLLPGPSYASIGDLLKKALAKSGIPCIVQGVLSDVEKTAQSIEENNITCLVGIPMQVLYLSRVKPELFYTHIKKVLLSTDYVPDALVEALSHHGACKVFNHYGMTEMGYGGGVECECLNGYHLRENDLYFEIIDPITGKAVEDGVYGEVVFTTLNRQAMPLIRYKTGDMARISAKPCACGTFLRTMEKVLGRIENKINIHGHEIHLREVDEILLRFSRILDYKLTVYEKNVLHVKIILANKERCGALKEEIIRRIREHFPFEFDLRLDALEDDHSIKITNSMIKRKIDNLRKKG; via the coding sequence ATGAAAGTAACACCATTGGAAAATTGGATAGTAGAGCGCACACACTTAGCGTCCAAAAGCCAAGAAGCTTTAAAAGCATATCAGTTGAGAGAACTCGTTAAAACCTTGGTGTATGCAAAAGAAAAGAGTCGATTTTATCAAGAAAGACTGAGAGAGAGTGACCTAAATTCTATTTCATCGCTCCAAGATTTTGAGCAAATTGCTTTTACAACAGCTGAAGACATTAAACGAAATAGCCTTGATTTTATTTGTGTTCCTAGTTCCGACATTGAGCGTATTGTGACGTTAAATACCTCAGGTACAACAGGCGATGAGAAACGCATTTTTTTCACGCATGAGGATTTGGAAGCTACCATCGATTTTTTTCAACACGGGATGGATTGTCTTCTTGATGAAAGTGACAAAGTGATGGTTCTACTTCCTGGACCCTCTTATGCGAGTATTGGGGATTTACTTAAAAAAGCGTTGGCTAAAAGTGGAATCCCGTGCATTGTTCAAGGGGTTCTTAGCGATGTTGAAAAAACGGCGCAGAGTATTGAGGAAAATAACATTACCTGTCTTGTTGGCATACCGATGCAAGTGTTGTACCTTAGTCGTGTTAAGCCAGAACTCTTTTACACCCACATTAAAAAAGTGCTTTTAAGCACCGACTATGTTCCTGATGCGCTGGTAGAAGCACTGAGTCATCATGGAGCATGCAAAGTCTTTAACCATTACGGTATGACAGAGATGGGCTATGGTGGAGGCGTTGAGTGCGAGTGTTTGAACGGCTATCACTTAAGGGAAAATGATCTCTATTTTGAAATTATAGACCCGATAACGGGGAAAGCTGTGGAAGATGGAGTGTACGGCGAAGTTGTTTTTACAACGCTAAATCGTCAAGCAATGCCACTCATTCGTTACAAAACAGGTGATATGGCACGCATTTCTGCCAAACCGTGTGCGTGTGGTACGTTTTTACGAACCATGGAAAAAGTACTTGGGCGCATTGAAAACAAAATAAACATACATGGGCATGAGATTCATTTAAGAGAGGTCGATGAAATTCTTTTACGCTTTTCTCGTATCTTAGATTATAAGCTCACGGTGTATGAGAAAAATGTTTTACATGTAAAGATTATTCTTGCCAACAAAGAGCGTTGTGGAGCGCTCAAAGAGGAGATAATTCGGCGGATTCGAGAGCATTTTCCATTTGAATTTGATCTCAGACTTGATGCTCTGGAAGATGACCATTCAATCAAAATTACCAACAGTATGATCAAAAGAAAAATAGACAACTTACGAAAAAAAGGATGA
- the trsS gene encoding radical SAM (seleno)protein TrsS produces the protein MTYNPLMHTESLCPICLCKLEAYMYDEGASTFLHKECPEHGVFKTVVWRGGTLMREWIRTKERAYIKKTITHVEKGCPFDCGLCSAHRQHTCTALIEVTTRCNLNCRFCFADALDAKSSDPTLEQLRFQFESILKVSGKCNIQLSGGEPTVRDDLSEIIRIGVELGFPFIQVNTNGLRMANDETYVKALKEAGLSSIFLQFDGINDAIYEKLRGKALFDVKCQAIENCRKFGIGVVLVPTIVPHINVDNIGDIIRFGISRSPTVRGVHFQPVSYFGRIPEAPRDEDRITLPEVMEQICEQTDHMVSMQSMQPPGCENALCSFNGNYLIEEGSLKPVTKRSCCSSESEKAEEGATKAKAFVARNWSYQKQVQDEKLSDWDKILSAIQNNAFSLSGMAFQDAWNVNLERIRDCCIHVSTVDGKLIPFCMYNITNMEGASLYRDAKRA, from the coding sequence ATGACGTATAATCCTTTGATGCATACTGAAAGCTTGTGCCCTATCTGTTTGTGTAAGCTTGAGGCTTATATGTACGATGAAGGAGCGAGTACTTTCCTGCACAAAGAGTGTCCCGAACACGGAGTGTTTAAAACGGTTGTCTGGAGAGGTGGTACGTTAATGCGAGAGTGGATACGCACCAAAGAGAGAGCTTACATCAAAAAAACCATTACACACGTAGAAAAGGGGTGTCCGTTTGATTGTGGACTGTGCAGTGCTCATAGGCAACACACGTGTACAGCGCTCATTGAAGTGACAACGCGTTGCAATTTAAACTGTCGTTTTTGTTTTGCAGATGCTTTGGATGCCAAGAGCAGCGACCCAACTTTGGAGCAGTTGCGTTTTCAGTTCGAGAGTATTTTAAAGGTTTCAGGCAAATGCAATATCCAACTCTCAGGCGGTGAACCAACGGTACGAGATGATCTTTCGGAAATTATTCGTATAGGTGTTGAACTTGGATTTCCTTTTATTCAAGTCAATACCAATGGTCTTCGAATGGCAAACGATGAAACGTATGTGAAAGCTTTAAAAGAAGCGGGGCTTAGCTCGATCTTTTTACAATTTGATGGCATCAATGATGCGATTTATGAAAAACTGCGTGGAAAAGCGTTGTTTGATGTGAAATGCCAAGCGATTGAGAATTGCCGAAAATTCGGCATCGGTGTGGTGCTTGTTCCGACCATCGTACCCCATATCAATGTGGATAACATTGGTGACATCATTCGTTTTGGCATCAGTCGTTCTCCCACAGTGAGAGGGGTACATTTTCAACCTGTAAGTTATTTTGGACGCATTCCAGAAGCGCCTAGGGATGAAGATAGAATCACCTTGCCTGAAGTAATGGAGCAGATTTGTGAGCAAACCGATCACATGGTGAGTATGCAGAGTATGCAACCCCCTGGATGTGAAAATGCACTCTGTTCATTTAACGGTAATTATCTAATAGAAGAGGGCAGCTTAAAGCCTGTGACTAAACGCTCTTGCTGTTCAAGTGAAAGTGAAAAAGCAGAGGAAGGTGCTACTAAAGCCAAAGCCTTTGTAGCGCGCAATTGGTCGTACCAAAAGCAGGTTCAAGATGAGAAACTCTCGGATTGGGACAAAATACTCAGTGCGATTCAAAACAACGCTTTTAGCCTTTCAGGTATGGCGTTTCAAGATGCGTGGAATGTGAATTTGGAGCGTATTAGAGATTGTTGTATTCATGTCTCAACCGTTGATGGAAAGCTTATTCCTTTTTGTATGTACAACATCACCAACATGGAAGGGGCCTCTCTTTATCGAGATGCAAAGAGGGCATGA
- a CDS encoding DVU_1555 family C-GCAxxG-C-C protein, which produces MDELSLRLFKLSSAGFCCSQIMYKLALEDEGSSNDDLVRSAQGLCRGIADTQQTCGVLSGGIGVLGLYAAKAKDEESAKENFTQMVHEFHEWFKTEFGSTQCATLIGVRDFHSGDQSYKPICAEIIQKAYIKVYELLVEYGYEYGNREQM; this is translated from the coding sequence ATGGATGAATTATCCCTACGTTTATTTAAACTCTCATCAGCGGGTTTTTGCTGTTCGCAGATTATGTATAAGCTTGCTCTTGAAGATGAAGGCTCTTCCAATGATGATCTAGTGCGCTCAGCGCAAGGTCTTTGCAGAGGAATTGCCGATACCCAACAAACCTGTGGAGTACTGAGTGGAGGTATTGGTGTTTTAGGATTGTATGCGGCTAAGGCTAAAGACGAAGAGAGTGCAAAAGAGAATTTTACGCAGATGGTGCATGAATTTCACGAGTGGTTTAAAACAGAATTTGGCTCGACACAGTGTGCTACGCTCATTGGCGTGAGGGATTTTCATAGTGGCGATCAGAGCTATAAACCCATCTGCGCAGAGATAATTCAAAAAGCGTATATCAAAGTCTATGAGCTTTTGGTTGAATATGGCTATGAATATGGCAATAGAGAGCAGATGTAA
- the trsM gene encoding DVU_1556 family methyltransferase — protein sequence MLNVYESSCMQEATGETLRPGGFKLTEQAVSFCAINEQTHVLDLGCGMGATVSYLYQNYGVHVVGIDPSDKLLDIAHAKNPFGRFVKGSGDALPFANNRFECVLAECTLSLMNDLHVTLQEVYRVLEKGGWFVINDVYAKIPESLNAMDNFSITSCMRGMHDLLSLKEMLEKIGFEIMLLEDCSHLLKELMVKIIFSHGSMGAFWSKTIEGEEAQTCCSFEQNIKHCKPGYFMLIAKKGEANNG from the coding sequence GTGTTAAACGTTTATGAAAGTAGTTGTATGCAAGAAGCCACAGGCGAAACCTTACGTCCTGGAGGATTTAAACTGACCGAGCAAGCCGTTAGTTTTTGCGCTATAAATGAGCAAACTCACGTATTGGATCTTGGCTGTGGTATGGGTGCGACAGTTTCGTATCTTTACCAAAATTACGGGGTGCATGTGGTTGGTATTGATCCTTCAGACAAATTGCTCGACATCGCACACGCCAAAAATCCTTTTGGGCGTTTTGTAAAAGGATCGGGTGATGCGCTACCGTTTGCAAATAATCGTTTTGAGTGTGTTTTGGCAGAGTGTACCTTGTCCTTGATGAATGATTTACATGTAACGTTGCAAGAGGTGTACAGAGTATTAGAAAAAGGCGGTTGGTTTGTGATCAACGATGTTTATGCGAAAATCCCTGAGTCACTCAATGCTATGGACAATTTTTCCATTACATCGTGTATGCGGGGAATGCATGACCTTCTTTCTTTAAAAGAGATGCTAGAAAAGATTGGCTTTGAAATTATGCTTTTAGAAGATTGCTCTCATCTACTCAAAGAGCTTATGGTCAAAATCATCTTTTCGCACGGCTCAATGGGTGCATTTTGGAGCAAAACCATCGAAGGTGAAGAAGCTCAAACATGCTGTTCTTTTGAACAAAACATCAAACACTGCAAACCTGGTTATTTTATGTTAATCGCTAAAAAAGGAGAAGCAAACAATGGATGA
- a CDS encoding DVU_1557 family redox protein: MSDQTDKTTVWMCDKCHQALVTQKVKVRYLEGNFEVDLLKCPTCNMVLISEDLALGKILEVEKSLEDK; the protein is encoded by the coding sequence ATGAGCGATCAAACCGATAAAACAACTGTATGGATGTGTGATAAATGCCATCAAGCATTGGTGACGCAAAAGGTAAAAGTGCGCTATCTTGAGGGCAATTTTGAAGTGGATCTTTTAAAATGCCCTACGTGTAATATGGTTCTTATTAGTGAAGATTTGGCTTTGGGAAAGATACTTGAAGTCGAAAAAAGCTTGGAGGATAAGTAA
- a CDS encoding pyridine nucleotide-disulfide oxidoreductase/dicluster-binding protein — MDLDKLLEIGNQCIHSEPPVCVASCPVHMDVIAFAHEIEKGDFAKAYKVMENKIPFSRLIGKICDHPCENTCVRKDAGGSIRISELEKTVIDLGYTSPKKPLLLPKNKGTVAIIGGGLSGIVVATELDKKGYQVTIYEKTNRLGGSLWEYEGKGLEASLIEEELLMIEKKGIKVHYNTEVLMENLKRYIEQYDAVYLGTGVWSEIYAINPETFQANESSLFIGGKIQTQNSSVIYSLSSGKRSAVSIDRYINKTSMSASREREGIFETKLQYKIDTVKPIDVVVKTSQCYSENEAKEEAKRCLKCQCDACIKACVHMQRFNITPDSYIRSINHNERIVLGTRSANLMINSCTECGLCKEVCPIGIGMADIIHATRESMVERGKMPLSAHDFALKDMQYSHSDYFSMVRKQPSKEQSKNLFYYPVIAFSKYARGLYKGSGKTGYLFYPGCQLSSTHTDYIGDIYKHLVGVIKDKDADNDVGLYLGCCGAPADWAGRLDLMPESVEKIHKTWEEMGEPTFILACSSCAATFEKYLPMIKTISLWEVFDTYGLPEVDIKKGKRELCIHDACATRHNSAIHNSVRSIVKTLGYTIQELEYSKEKAKCCGYGGLVSNANPEQADDFVKDRICESEQDVLVYCAMCKDAIVKGNKRAYHILDIIYGNEVNQDAPQKMPTLSDRQNNRKRLKNQLLKEIWNEEEECAVSKTYDFTLHVSDEIVALMEKRFIMMSDVEKVVDHSLSGKERFFNPEASNYLARLRVQNVTFWVKYEESGRDITIKDVYSHRMEVVED; from the coding sequence ATGGATTTAGATAAATTATTGGAAATTGGCAATCAATGTATTCATTCAGAACCTCCCGTATGCGTAGCATCGTGTCCGGTGCATATGGATGTGATTGCATTTGCTCACGAAATTGAAAAAGGTGATTTTGCTAAAGCGTATAAGGTTATGGAAAACAAAATACCTTTTAGCAGGCTTATTGGAAAAATTTGCGACCATCCTTGTGAGAATACCTGTGTGAGAAAAGATGCAGGGGGAAGCATACGCATCAGCGAACTTGAAAAAACTGTTATTGATTTAGGCTATACGAGTCCCAAAAAACCACTGCTTTTACCCAAAAACAAAGGTACTGTTGCGATTATCGGTGGAGGACTCAGTGGGATTGTTGTCGCTACTGAACTCGATAAAAAAGGCTACCAAGTTACTATTTATGAAAAAACAAACCGTTTAGGTGGAAGTCTTTGGGAGTATGAAGGTAAAGGGTTAGAAGCCTCGCTCATCGAAGAAGAACTTTTGATGATTGAGAAAAAAGGTATTAAAGTTCATTATAACACCGAAGTGTTGATGGAAAATCTTAAACGGTATATCGAACAATACGATGCTGTTTACTTAGGAACAGGCGTTTGGAGCGAAATATATGCTATCAATCCTGAGACGTTTCAAGCCAATGAATCCTCCTTGTTTATAGGTGGAAAAATTCAAACTCAAAACAGTTCCGTTATTTATTCGCTCAGTTCAGGCAAACGTTCAGCCGTTTCGATAGACCGCTACATTAACAAAACCTCGATGAGTGCTTCAAGAGAGCGCGAGGGAATTTTTGAAACAAAATTACAGTATAAAATTGATACGGTAAAACCTATAGACGTGGTAGTTAAAACATCACAGTGTTACAGTGAAAATGAAGCAAAAGAAGAAGCTAAACGATGCCTCAAATGCCAATGTGACGCGTGCATTAAAGCATGCGTGCATATGCAGCGATTTAATATAACTCCCGATAGCTATATCAGGAGTATCAATCATAATGAACGTATCGTTTTAGGAACACGTAGTGCCAATTTGATGATTAACTCTTGTACTGAATGTGGTCTGTGTAAAGAGGTCTGTCCTATAGGAATTGGTATGGCAGATATTATACACGCTACGCGTGAAAGTATGGTTGAACGCGGCAAAATGCCTCTTTCAGCACATGATTTCGCCCTCAAAGATATGCAGTATAGCCATAGCGATTATTTTTCCATGGTACGTAAACAACCGAGCAAAGAACAATCCAAAAATCTCTTTTATTATCCTGTCATTGCCTTTTCGAAATATGCAAGAGGCTTGTACAAAGGCTCTGGGAAGACGGGCTATCTCTTTTACCCGGGATGCCAGCTTAGCTCAACACACACCGATTATATTGGTGATATTTATAAACATTTAGTGGGTGTGATTAAAGACAAAGATGCGGATAACGACGTGGGATTATATTTAGGCTGCTGTGGTGCTCCTGCGGATTGGGCAGGAAGGCTTGATCTGATGCCTGAAAGTGTTGAAAAGATACACAAGACGTGGGAAGAGATGGGTGAGCCAACGTTTATCTTAGCCTGTTCCAGTTGCGCTGCTACGTTTGAGAAATATCTGCCGATGATTAAAACCATTTCCTTATGGGAAGTGTTTGACACATACGGACTTCCTGAGGTGGATATTAAAAAAGGAAAACGCGAGCTTTGCATCCACGATGCCTGTGCTACGAGGCATAATTCAGCGATTCATAACAGTGTACGAAGCATTGTTAAAACATTGGGCTATACCATCCAAGAGCTTGAATACTCCAAAGAAAAAGCGAAATGTTGTGGCTACGGTGGCTTGGTTTCCAATGCAAATCCTGAACAAGCGGATGACTTTGTGAAAGATCGCATCTGTGAGAGCGAGCAAGATGTTCTTGTCTATTGTGCGATGTGTAAAGATGCCATCGTTAAAGGCAATAAAAGAGCGTATCACATTTTGGACATTATTTATGGTAATGAAGTCAATCAAGATGCCCCTCAAAAAATGCCCACACTTTCTGATCGACAAAACAATCGAAAACGACTTAAAAATCAACTTCTTAAAGAGATTTGGAATGAAGAGGAGGAATGTGCTGTGAGCAAGACATATGATTTTACCCTACATGTTTCAGATGAAATCGTTGCTCTTATGGAAAAGCGATTTATTATGATGAGTGATGTTGAAAAAGTGGTGGATCACTCCCTAAGCGGTAAAGAGCGATTTTTCAACCCTGAAGCATCGAATTATCTCGCACGTCTTCGCGTTCAAAATGTGACGTTTTGGGTGAAGTATGAAGAGAGTGGCAGAGATATTACGATCAAAGATGTGTACAGTCATCGCATGGAAGTGGTGGAGGATTAA
- a CDS encoding molybdopterin-dependent aldehyde oxidoreductase, translating to MLKKMLIINGVKTTLVTDVDDKLSDVLRKQLGLTGTKVGCNSGECGSCTVILNGKLVRACITKMKKVEDNDEIITIEGVGTKDKLHPLQIAWMVYGAAQCGYCTPGFIVSAKVLLEENNNPTREEVRDWFQKNKNLCRCTGYKPLVDAVMDAAKIMRGELELKDFWKKIPEGASLVGSSYIRPSAMAKVMGTWDFGADLGLKLPANTLHAKIVQAEVSHANILSIDTEEAKKVPGVVAVLTYKDVKGTNRINGLAFPTNKGDGLDRPILNDKKIFQYGDAIAIVLAENEKAAHAGVDKVKVELEVLPAYMNAPDAMAVDAIEIHPGTPNVYFNNHISKGAETAPIMKDAPYVVEDSFYTQRQPHLPIEPDVGFGYVDDNGKLIIHSKSIALHFHALMIAEGVGMKAEDVFIVQNNTGATFGYKFSPTMEGLLGVATMATGRPVYLEFNMKQQITYTGKRSPFWTTMKMAADKNGKILALESDWSVDHGPYSEFGDLLTQRGFQFGGAGYHIPNIRGNGRTVCTNHGWGSAFRGYGAPEIMFPSEVLIDELAEKVGMDPFEFRYKNIYREGDTTPTGCSPDVFCLEELFDKSRPVYELAKKVAAKKNANAAPGKKYGVGVSVNIYGCGLDGPDSSEAWAELTPKGVSVGNSWEDHGQGADVGTLTFAHETLKPLNLKPEQIDLVLNDMTKTPNSGPAGGSRSNVVTGNATVVACRNLLEAMKKADGTYRTYTEMVAEGREVKYMGKWTAPCTDTPPDHGQGNPFAAYMYGVCVAEVEVDTKTGKTNVEKMTLASDVGTIINRLVVDGQMYGGLVQGIGLALTEDFDDLKKHTTLTGCGIPKIKDVPDNLDLIYTEYQRPNSLLGASGAGEMPLAAPHAAIINAIYNACGARVTHLPARPEKVLAAMA from the coding sequence ATGTTAAAGAAAATGTTAATCATCAATGGTGTCAAAACAACTTTGGTTACAGACGTAGACGACAAATTATCAGATGTTTTGCGAAAACAACTAGGGCTTACAGGTACGAAAGTAGGTTGTAATAGCGGTGAGTGTGGTTCTTGTACAGTTATTCTTAATGGTAAACTTGTGCGAGCATGTATTACTAAGATGAAAAAGGTTGAAGATAATGATGAAATTATCACAATTGAAGGTGTGGGAACGAAAGACAAGCTTCATCCACTTCAAATTGCTTGGATGGTATATGGTGCTGCACAATGCGGTTATTGTACACCAGGTTTCATTGTTTCAGCTAAAGTTCTTTTAGAAGAAAATAACAATCCAACACGCGAAGAAGTCAGAGACTGGTTCCAAAAAAACAAAAACCTCTGCCGCTGTACAGGATACAAACCTCTCGTTGATGCGGTTATGGATGCGGCAAAAATTATGCGAGGCGAACTAGAGCTTAAAGATTTTTGGAAAAAAATTCCAGAAGGCGCATCATTGGTTGGCTCATCTTATATTCGTCCTTCCGCGATGGCAAAAGTTATGGGAACATGGGATTTTGGAGCAGACTTAGGCTTAAAACTTCCAGCTAACACACTTCATGCCAAAATCGTACAAGCTGAAGTTTCTCATGCCAATATTCTATCGATTGACACAGAAGAAGCTAAAAAAGTTCCTGGTGTTGTTGCTGTTTTAACCTATAAAGATGTTAAAGGAACCAACCGCATTAATGGTTTGGCTTTCCCTACCAACAAAGGTGATGGACTTGATCGTCCAATCTTAAACGATAAAAAAATCTTCCAATACGGTGATGCGATTGCGATTGTCTTAGCTGAGAATGAAAAAGCGGCACATGCTGGTGTTGATAAAGTTAAGGTGGAGCTCGAAGTTTTACCAGCTTATATGAACGCACCAGATGCAATGGCTGTGGATGCTATTGAGATTCATCCGGGAACGCCGAATGTTTACTTTAATAACCACATCAGCAAAGGGGCTGAAACTGCTCCTATCATGAAAGATGCTCCTTATGTTGTGGAAGATAGCTTCTATACACAACGTCAGCCTCACTTACCTATTGAGCCAGATGTTGGTTTTGGTTATGTGGATGATAACGGAAAACTCATCATTCACTCTAAGAGTATTGCGCTTCACTTCCATGCACTTATGATTGCAGAGGGTGTAGGTATGAAAGCAGAAGACGTCTTTATCGTCCAAAATAATACAGGGGCTACTTTTGGTTATAAATTTAGCCCAACGATGGAAGGCTTACTTGGTGTTGCAACCATGGCTACAGGAAGACCTGTGTATCTTGAGTTCAATATGAAACAACAAATTACCTACACAGGTAAGCGTTCACCTTTCTGGACAACAATGAAAATGGCTGCCGATAAAAATGGCAAAATCTTAGCATTAGAGTCCGATTGGAGTGTTGACCATGGTCCTTACTCAGAATTTGGTGACTTATTAACACAACGTGGTTTCCAATTTGGTGGTGCTGGTTATCACATTCCTAACATTCGTGGTAATGGACGAACCGTTTGTACCAATCATGGTTGGGGTTCAGCGTTCCGTGGATACGGTGCTCCTGAGATTATGTTCCCTTCCGAAGTGCTTATTGATGAATTGGCTGAAAAAGTGGGTATGGATCCATTTGAATTCAGATATAAAAATATTTACAGAGAAGGTGACACAACACCAACAGGATGTTCTCCAGATGTCTTCTGTTTGGAAGAGCTGTTTGATAAAAGCCGTCCAGTGTATGAATTAGCGAAAAAAGTAGCGGCTAAAAAGAATGCCAATGCGGCTCCAGGTAAAAAATACGGCGTAGGCGTTTCTGTTAACATCTATGGTTGTGGTTTAGATGGTCCAGACTCATCTGAAGCATGGGCTGAGCTTACGCCAAAAGGTGTCTCTGTCGGTAATTCATGGGAAGATCACGGTCAGGGCGCAGATGTAGGCACATTGACTTTTGCGCATGAAACGTTAAAACCGTTAAATCTTAAACCAGAACAGATTGATTTGGTCTTGAACGATATGACTAAAACACCAAACAGTGGACCAGCAGGCGGAAGTCGCTCCAATGTTGTTACGGGTAATGCAACCGTTGTAGCGTGCCGAAATCTTCTTGAAGCTATGAAAAAAGCAGATGGAACATACAGAACCTATACTGAGATGGTAGCCGAAGGTCGTGAGGTGAAATACATGGGCAAATGGACAGCGCCATGTACCGATACACCACCAGATCATGGTCAAGGAAATCCATTTGCAGCGTACATGTACGGTGTGTGTGTCGCTGAAGTTGAAGTCGATACAAAAACAGGTAAAACCAATGTTGAAAAAATGACGTTGGCATCGGATGTTGGAACCATTATCAACAGACTTGTTGTTGATGGTCAAATGTATGGTGGTTTGGTTCAAGGTATTGGTCTAGCACTTACTGAGGACTTTGATGATCTTAAAAAACATACAACCTTGACAGGATGTGGTATTCCAAAAATCAAAGATGTTCCTGATAATCTTGATCTCATCTACACAGAATACCAAAGACCAAACAGCTTATTAGGTGCTTCTGGTGCGGGTGAAATGCCTCTTGCCGCTCCTCATGCCGCGATTATTAATGCTATTTACAATGCGTGCGGTGCTAGAGTGACACATTTACCAGCACGTCCTGAGAAAGTTTTAGCAGCTATGGCTTAA